In Equus przewalskii isolate Varuska chromosome 6, EquPr2, whole genome shotgun sequence, one DNA window encodes the following:
- the NUMA1 gene encoding nuclear mitotic apparatus protein 1 isoform X1, with protein MTLHATRAAALLSWVNSLRVADPVDAVPQLQDCSIFIKIVDSIHGTDEGQQILQQPVPERLDFVCSFLQKNRKHPSSPECLVSVQKVMEGSELELAKMTMLLLYHSTMSSKSPRDWDQFEYKIQAELAIILKFVLDHEDGLNLNEDLEKFLQKASVPSTCSSTISEELSPPSHQAKREVRFLELQKVASSSGNNFLSGSPASPMGDILQTPQFQMRRLKKQLADERNNRDELEMELAENRKLLTEKDAQIAMMQQRIDRLALLNEKQAASPLESRELEELRGKNESLTMRLHETLKQCQDLKTEKSQMDRKINQLSEENGDLSFKLREFASHLQQLQGALNELTEEHSRATQEWVEKQAHLEKELSTALQDKKCLEEKNEILQGKLSQLEEHLVRLRENPPREKGEVLGDVLQLETLKQEAATLAANNTQLQARVEALETERGQREAKLLAERGHFEEEKQQLAGLIAELQGSLSSLSQAKEELEQASQAQGAQLSAQVAMLTSELTTLNSTLQQQDQELADLKQQAKKEQAQLAQTLQQQEQASQGLRHQVEQLSSSLKQKEQQLEEATKEWEATRRDHAQQLATAAEEQEVSLRERDSALQQLEALEKEKATKLEVLQQQLQAASEARDSAQTSVTQAQREKAELSQKVEELHARVEAAHQEQCETQAQVAELKAQLRSEQQKATERERVAQEKGQLQEQVQALEESLKITKGSLEEEKRKATDTLEEQQRCISELEAEIRSLVEQHKQEQKELDEEKAGRKGLEARLQQLGEAHQAEMEALRRELAEAIASQREAESECEQLAKEVATWRERYEDSQQEEAQYGAMFQEQLMTLKEECEKARQELQEAKEKVAGIEAHSELQIGRQQSELAQLHANLARALQQVQEKEVRAQKLADDLSTLQEKMAATSKEVARLEALVRKAGEQQETASSELLKEPPRAGDRESEWLEEQQGRPFCSTQAALQAMEREAEQMGSELERLRAALMESQGQQQEERGQQEREVARLTQERGRAQADLALEKAAKAELEMRLQNALNEQRVEFASLQEALAHALMEKEGRDQELAKLRGQEATQRTELRELQQTVERLKKQLAKKEEECQQSLGTTSGEDVSGSGAQSKAAGKTERKGPELGDLQAEVSKLKQQCREHQEKASSLERSLESERTSRAEQAGALETLRVQLEEKAQELGHSQDTLASAQRELATLRTKAQDHSKAEDEWKAQVARGEQEAERKNSLISSLEEEVSILNRQVLEKEGESKELKRLVIAESEKSQKLEERLRLLQAETASNSARAAERSSALREEVQTLREEAEKQRVASESLRQELASQAERAEELGQELKAWQEKFFQKEQALSALQLEHTSTQALVSELLPAKHLCQQLQAEQAAAEKRHREELEQSKQAAGGLRAELMRAQRELGELVPLRQKVAEQERAAQQLRAEKASYAEQLSMLKKAHGLLAEENRGLGERASLGRQFLEVELDQAREKYGQELAAVRADAETRLAEMQREAQSTARELEVVTAKYEGAKVKVLEERQRFQEERQKLSAQVEQLEVFQREQTKQVEELSKKLADHDQASKAQQQKLKAQGGESQQEAQRLQAQLNELQAQLSQKEQAAEHYKLQMEKAKTHYDAKKQQNQELQEQLRGLEQLQKENKELRAEAERLSRELQQAGLKTKEAEQTCRHLTAQVRSLEAQVAHADQQLRDLGKFQVSTDALKSREPQAKPQLDLSIDSLDLSCEEGTPLTITSKLPRTQPDGTSIPGEPASPISQRLPPKVESLESLYFTPIPARGQAPLESSLDSLGDVFLDSGRKTRSARRRTTQIINITMTKKLDMEEPDSANSSFYSTQSAPASQAGPRATSSTQSLARLGSPDDGNSALLSLPGYRPTTRSSARRSQAGVSSGAPPAPLALPSTGRNSFYMGTCQDEPEQLDDWNRIAELQQRNRVCPPHLKTCYPLESRPSLSLATITDEEMKTGDPRETLRRASMQPTQIAEGAGITTRQQRKRVSTEPHQGPGTPESKKATSCFPRPLTPRDRHEGRKQSTTEKKAAPAVVKQADRRQSMAFSILNTPKKLGNSLLRRGTSKKAPSKASPTTRSGTRRSPRIATTTASAATAAAMAAATATPRAKGKAKH; from the exons GTGAACAGTCTGCGGGTGGCTGACCCCGTGGATGCTGTGCCGCAGCTGCAGGACTGCAGCATCTTCATCAAGATCGTTGACAGCAT CCACGGCACTGACGAGGGGCAGCAAATCCTGCAGCAGCCGGTGCCAGAGAGACTGGACTTTGTGTGCAGTTTTCTGCAGA AAAACCGAAAACATCCCTCTTCTCCAGAATGCTTGGTGTCAGTGCAGAAGGTCATGGAGGGGTCAGAGCTGGAACTGGCCAAG ATGACCATGCTGCTCTTATACCACTCCACCATGAGCTCCAAAAGTCCCAGGGACTGGGACCAATTTGAATATAAGATTCAG GCTGAGTTAGCCATCATTCTCAAATTTGTGCTGGACCATGAGGATGGGCTAAACCTGAATGAGGACCTAGAAAAATTCTTACAGAAAG CTTCCGTCCCTTCCACCTGTTCCAGCACCATCTCTGAAGAGCTCTCCCCACCCAGCCACCAGGCCAAGAGGGAGGTTCGCTTCCTAGAGCTGCAGAAGGTTGCCTCTTCCAGTGGGAACAA cttcctctcaGGTTCTCCAGCCTCCCCTATGGGCGACATCCTGCAGACCCCACAATTCCAGATGAGACGGCTGAAGAAGCAGCTTGCAGATGAGAGAAATAATAGAGATGAGCTGGAGATGGAGTTGGCTGAGAACCGCAAGCTCCTCACTGAGAAGG ATGCACAGATCGCCATGATGCAGCAGCGCATTGACCGCCTGGCTCTACTGAATGAGAAGCAGGCGGCCAGCCCACTGGAGTCCAGGGAGCTTGAGGAGCTCCGAGGCAAAAATGAGAG CCTCACCATGCGGCTCCATGAAACCCTGAAGCAGTGCCAGGACCTGAAGACAGAGAAGAGCCAGATGGATCGCAAAATTAACCAGCTTTCTGAGGAGAATGGGGACCTTTCCTTTAAG CTGCGGGAGTTTGCCAGTCACCTACAGCAACTACAGGGTGCCCTCAACGAACTGACAGAGGAGCACAGCAGGGCCACTCAGGAGTGGGTGGAGAAGCAGGCCCATCTCGAAAAGGAGCTCAGCACAGCCCTGCAGGACAAG AAATGCCttgaagagaagaatgaaatCCTTCAGGGAAAACTTTCACAGCTGGAAGAACATTTGGTCCGGCTGCGGGAGAACCCACCCCGGGAGAAGGGCGAGGTGCTGGGTGATGTCTTGCAG CTGGAAACCCTGAAGCAAGAAGCAGCCACTCTTGCTGCAAACAACACCCAGCTCCAAGCCAGGGTGGAGGCACTGGAGACGGAGCGGGGCCAGCGGGAAGCCAAGCTGCTTGCTGAGCGGGGCCactttgaagaagaaaagcagcagcttGCTGGCCTGATTGCCGAGCTGCAGGGCTCCCTGTCCAGCCTTAGCCAGGCCAAGGAAGAACTGGAGCAGGCCTCCCAGGCTCAGGGGGCTCAGTTGTCTGCTCAGGTGGCCATGTTGACCTCTGAGCTCACCACCCTTAATTCCACCCTCCAGCAGCAGGATCAAGAACTGGCTGACCTGAAGCAGCAGGCCAAAAAGGAGCAGGCCCAACTAGCACAGACCCTCCAGCAGCAAGAACAGGCCTCCCAGGGCCTGCGCCACCAGGTGGAGCAGCTGAGCAGCAGCCTaaagcagaaggagcagcagtTGGAGGAAGCCACCAAGGAGTGGGAGGCAACCAGGCGTGACCATGCCCAGCAACTGGCCACTGCTGCTGAGGAGCAGGAGGTCTCCTTAAGGGAGAGGGACTCGGCCCTCCAGCAGCTAGAGGCATTGGAGAAAGAGAAGGCTACCAAGCTAGAGGTCCTGCAACAGCAACTTCAGGCTGCCAGTGAAGCCCGGGACAGTGCCCAGACCTCAGTGACACAGGCCCAGCGGGAGAAGGCAGAGCTGAGCCAAAAGGTTGAGGAACTCCATGCCCGTGTTGAGGCAGCCCACCAGGAGCAGTGTGAAACCCAGGCCCAGGTGGCAGAGCTAAAGGCCCAGCTGAGGTCTGAACAGCAAAAAGCAACCGAGAGAGAAAGGGTGGCCCAGGAGAAGGGCCAGCTCCAGGAGCAGGTCCAGGCCCTTGAGGAGTCCTTGAAGATCACCAAAGGCAGCCTTGAAGAGGAGAAGCGCAAGGCCACAGACACCCTGGAAGAGCAGCAGCGTTGTATCTCTGAGCTTGAGGCAGAGATCCGGAGCCTGGTGGAGCAGCATAAGCAGGAACAGAAGGAGCTGGACGAAGAGAAGGCTGGGCGCAAGGGGCTGGAGGCCCGATTACAGCAGCTTGGGGAGGCCCATCAGGCCGAGATGGAAGCCTTGCGGCGAGAGCTGGCAGAGGCCATAGCCTCCCAACGTGAGGCTGAGAGTGAGTGTGAGCAGCTTGCCAAGGAGGTGGCCACCTGGCGTGAGCGGTATGAGGATAGCCAGCAAGAGGAAGCACAGTATGGTGCCATGTTCCAGGAACAGCTGATGACCCTGAAGGAGGAATGTGAGAAGGCCCGCCAAGAACTGCAGGAGGCAAAGGAGAAGGTGGCAGGGATAGAGGCCCACAGCGAGCTCCAGATAGGCCGGCAGCAGAGTGAGCTAGCACAGCTCCATGCCAACCTGGCCAGAGCCCTCCAGCAGGTCCAGGAGAAGGAGGTCAGGGCCCAGAAGCTTGCAGATGACCTTTCCACTCTGCAGGAGAAGATGGCTGCCACCAGCAAGGAGGTGGCCCGCCTGGAGGCCTTGGTGCGCAAGGCAGGTGAGCAGCAGGAAACAGCCTCCAGTGAGCTACTCAAGGAACCCCCGAGGGCAGGAGACAGAGAGTCAGAGTGGCTGGAAGAGCAGCAAGGACGCCCGTTCTGTAGCACGCAGGCTGCGCTGCAGGCCATGGAGCGTGAGGCAGAGCAAATGGGCAGTGAGCTGGAGAGGCTGCGGGCTGCGCTGATGGAGAGCCAGGGACAGCAGCAGGAGGAGCGTgggcagcaggagagggaggtggcGCGGCTGACCCAGGAGCGGGGCCGGGCCCAAGCCGATCTTGCCCTGGAGAAGGCAGCCAAGGCAGAGCTTGAGATGCGGCTGCAGAATGCCCTCAATGAGCAGCGTGTGGAATTTGCTAGCCTACAAGAGGCACTGGCCCATGCCCTgatggaaaaggaagggagagaccAGGAGTTGGCCAAGCTTCGTGGGCAGGAGGCAACCCAGAGAACAGAGCTGAGGGAGCTTCAGCAAACTGTGGAGCGACTGAAGAAACAGCTggccaagaaagaggaggagtgCCAACAGTCTCTAGGGACGACCAGTGGAGAAGACGTTTCTGGGTCAGGGGCCCAGTCTAAGGCTGCTGGAAAGACTGAGCGGAAAGGCCCTGAGCTGGGGGATCTACAGGCAGAGGTGAGCAAGCTGAAGCAGCAGTGCCGGGAGCATCAGGAGAAGGCCTCCAGCCTGGAGCGCAGCCTAGAGTCTGAGCGCACCTCCCGCGCTGAGCAGGCCGGTGCTTTGGAGACTTTGCGGGTCCAGTTGGAGGAGAAGGCCCAGGAGCTAGGGCACAGTCAGGACACCTTAGCTTCAGCCCAAAGGGAGCTGGCCACCCTCCGCACCAAGGCCCAAGACCATAGCAAAGCTGAGGATGAGTGGAAGGCCCAGGTGGCCCGGGGCGAGCAGGAGGCTGAGAGAAAGAACAGTCTCATCAGCAGCTTGGAGGAGGAGGTGTCCATCCTGAATCGCCAGGTCCTAGAGAAGGAGGGCGAGAGCAAGGAGTTGAAGCGGCTGGTTATAGCTGAGTCAGAGAAgagccagaagctggaagagaggcTGCGCCTGCTCCAGGCAGAGACAGCCAGCAACAGTGCCAGAGCTGCGGAACGCAGTTCTGCTCTGCGGGAGGAGGTCCAGACCCTccgggaagaggcagagaaacagcGGGTAGCTTCAGAGAGCCTGCGGCAGGAGCTGGCCTCGCAGGCAGAGCGAGCGGAGGAGCTGGGCCAAGAATTGAAGGCATGGCAGGAGAAGTTCTTCCAGAAGGAGCAGGCCCTCTCTGCCCTGCAGCTCGAGCACACCAGCACACAGGCCCTGGTGAGTGAGTTGCTGCCTGCTAAGCACCTGTGCCAGCAGCTGCAGGCTGAGCAGGCAGCTGCTGAGAAACGCCATCGTGAGGAGCTGGAGCAAAGCAAGCAGGCAGCGGGAGGGCTGCGGGCAGAGCTGATGCGGGCCCAGCGGGAGCTGGGGGAGCTGGTGCCCCTGCGGCAGAAGGTAGCAGAGCAAGAGCGAGCAGCCCAGCAGCTACGCGCAGAGAAGGCCAGCTACGCAGAGCAGCTGAGCATGCTGAAGAAGGCTCATGGCCTGCTGGCGGAGGAGAACCGGGGGCTGGGTGAGAGAGCCAGCCTCGGCCGGCAGTTTCTGGAAGTGGAGCTGGACCAGGCCCGGGAGAAGTATGGCCAAGAACTGGCAGCTGTGCGTGCTGATGCTGAGACCCGTCTGGCTGAGATGCAGCGGGAAGCACAGAGCACTGCTCGGGAGCTGGAGGTGGTGACTGCCAAGTATGAGGGTGCCAAGGTCAAGGTCCTGGAGGAGAGGCAGCGGTTCCAGGAAGAGAGGCAGAAACTCAGTGCCCAG GTGGAGCAGCTAGAGGTATTTCAGAGAGAGCAAACTAAGCAG gtggAAGAACTGAGTAAGAAGCTAGCTGACCACGACCAGGCCAGCAAGGCGCAGCAGCAGAAGCTGAAG gcccagggaggtgagagCCAGCAAGAGGCCCAACGCCTCCAGGCCCAGCTGAATGAGCTGCAGGCCCAGTTGAGCCAGAAGGAGCAGGCAGCTGAGCACTACAAGCTGCAG atggagaaagccaagaCCCATTATGATGCCAAGAAGCAGCAGAACCAAGAGCTTCAGGAGCAGCTGCGGGGCCTGGAGCAGCtgcagaaggaaaacaaggagCTGCGGGCTGAAGCCGAACGGCTGAGCCGTGAGCTGCAGCAGGCCGGGCTGAAGACCAAGGAGGCTGAACAGACCTGCCGCCATCTTACTGCCCAGGTGCGCAGCCTGGAAGCACAG GTTGCCCACGCAGACCAGCAGCTTCGGGACCTAGGCAAGTTCCAGGTGTCGACTGACGCCTTAAAGAGCCGGGAGCCCCAGGCTAAGCCTCAACTGGACTTGAGTATTGACAGCCTGGATCTGAGCTGTGAGGAGGGGACCCCACTCACTATTACCAG CAAGCTGCCTCGTACCCAGCCAGACGGTACCAGCATCCCTGGAGAGCCAGCCTCGCCCATCTCCCAGCGCCTACCCCCCAAGGTAGAATCCCTGGAGAGTCTCTACTTCACCCCCATCCCTGCTCGGGGTCAGGCCCCCCTGGAGAGCAGCCTGGACTCCCTGGGGGATGTCTTCCTGGACTCAGGCCGGAAGACCCGTTCCGCTCGTCGGCGCACCACGCAAATCATCAACATCACCATGACCAAG AAGCTAGACATGGAGGAGCCAGACAGCGCCAACTCATCCTTCTATAGCACACAGTCTGCCCCTGCTTCTCAGGCTGGCCCACGAGCCACCTCTTCTACCCAGTCTCTAGCCCGCCTGGGCTCTCCGGACGATGGCAACTCAGCTCTGCTCAGCCTGCCTGGCTACCGGCCCACCACTCGCAGTTCTGCTCGTCGCTCCCAGGCTGGAGTGTCCAGTGGGGCCCCTCCAG CCCCACTTGCTCTGCCCTCCACAGGAAGGAACAGCTTCTACATGGGCACTTGCCAGGATGAGCCCGAGCAGCTGGACGACTGGAACCGAATTGCAGAGTTACAGCAGCGCAATCGAGTCTGCCCTCCGCACTTGAAGACCTGCTATCCCCTGGAGTCCAGG CCTTCCCTGAGCTTGGCTACCATCACAGATGAGGAGATGAAAACTGGTGACCCTCGGGAGACCCTGCGCCGAGCCAGCATGCAGCCAACCCAGATAGCTGAGGGCGCTGGCATCACCACCCGGCAGCAACGCAAACGAGTCTCAACAGAGCCGCACCAGGGCCCTGGCACCCCCGAG TCTAAGAAGGCCACCAGCTGTTTCCCACGCCCCCTGACTCCCCGGGACCGACATGAAGGGCGCAAACAGAGCactacagagaagaaagcagcTCCAGCTGTTGTTAAACAG GCCGACCGCCGCCAGTCAATGGCCTTCAGCATCCTCAACACGCCCAAGAAGCTCGGGAATAGCCTTCTGCGGAGGGGAACCTCAAAGAAAGCCCCATCCAAGGCCTCCCCGACCACCCGCAGTGGAACCCGCCGCTCTCCTCGCATCGCCACCACCACAGCCAgcgctgccactgctgctgccatggctgctgccactgccaccccTCGGGCCAAGGGCAAG gcAAAGCACTAA